DNA sequence from the Sinomonas terrae genome:
CACCGCGACGGGGTCGATATCGGCGGCATAGAGCTCGATTCCGGGAGCGGTGTGCGCCACGAGCGCGCCGACGGCGCCGGTCCCGCAACAGAGGTCGACGACGACGGCGTGCCCGCCCGTGGTCGACCGCGCCAGCGCGGCCGCCTCGCGCGCGAGAAGCTCGCTCCGACGCCGGGGGACGAAGACGCCGGGCGCCACGCGGATCCGGAGATCCCCGAATTCTGCCCACCCGATGACGTACTCGAGCGGCTCGCCCCCGGTCCGTCGTTGGACGAACGCCTCGAGGCGGGTGACGTCGTCGCCCGCAGCCTCGCGCAAGAGACGCGCCTCGTCTTCGGCGAAGACGCAGCCGGCTGCCCGCAGGCGAGCAACGAGCGGGTCCGGAATCCCCGGCTCGGACGGCCGGGCCGCCTCTGGCCATGGCATGGTCACGGCGATAGTCTGCCATCACCCGTAGGGCCAACGCGGCCCCTCAACGTCAGGAGGGGCCCCTCAATGTCAGGAGGAATCATGGCAGGGCACACATACAGCGTTTCAGAGATCGTCGGGACCTCCCCTGACGGAGTCGACCAAGCAGTCCGCAACGCCATAGAAACGGCCTCCGAGACGCTGCGGAACCTCGACTGGTTCGAGATCAAGTCGGTCCGGGGCCACATCGAGAACGGCAGCGTCGCTGATTGGCAGGTCACGGTCAAGATCGGCTTCCGCCTCGAGCGCTAAACAGCCCCATCCGCCCAGCCGCTCGTCACAGCGTCGTCGTCAGGCGCAGGTGCGATTCGATTTCGGCGCCTGGCCCGGCGGCTGAGCTTCTCATTCTCCTCGAGCTCAAACAGTTCGTCCCACGGCTGTTTGAGGCGTACAGCGAGGGCAATCGCAAGCTCCTCGCTCAGCCTTGCCATGCCACCCGTTTCCAACAGATGGATCGTGGTCTGCGAGCGGTTCACCAGGAAGGCGAGCTGCTTCTGCGAGAGGTTCTCCTGCCTCCGCCATCTCCGCAGCATCGCCGGGTCCTTCACCTTCATGCGGCTCTCCTTTCGGATGGTCGCCGGAGACCCGCCGCAGGGCCTCCCCACACCCTTCGCCCATCTTACAAGTTAAATTAAACGAACTGTCAATTACTTGTTGCGCCTACAAGCGGTTCATCCCGCGCCATTCCGGGCAGGATGAGTGTGTAGGTTGTTGCCTGTCGGTGTGTCGCACACGTATGAGGAGAGAGCCGAGCCCGTGAACGAGCCGTTGAGCCTGCGAGACTTGGTCGAGGCCGCCGCTGCGAAGCGCGATGCCTCTGGCCTGCGTCTCGCGGAGATCGCGGAGGCCGAGGGATTCAAGATCACCGTCACGACCATCAACGCCATCCGGCAGGGCACCTACAAGTCGAAGCCCCGGCCGAGCACGATCCGCGCAATCGCCTGGCTCGCAGGCGTGACCGAGGACGTTGCCTTCACGGCTGCCGGTCAGCCGGTTCCCGGGCCACCTTTCGCAGATGAGCTGCCGCCCGGCGTCGACAACCTCCCGCCCAAGGCCCGCCGCGCCGCCATCGAGATGTTGCGTGCGCTCGTCGACCTCAACCGACGCGCCCTGGAGTCGCTGTCCGGAGGGTCGCTGTCCGGCGGGGACCTCTCCGAAACAGGCGACGACGCCCTGCCGCCGTCATGGCAGGGACTGGCCGCCTACAGTGGCCCGGACGGGCACCTTGAGCGCGAACGGGAATGGTCAGAGCGGGGCGAGGAGCCCCAGACGCCATCAGAGAAGGAGTGAGGGTCGGCCCGCCAAAGGCGGCCCACGCGAGGAATGTCGGCCCCGTTCCCTAGGCTGGCCGCGTGTTCAGTCCTTGGGGGGCACTGCGCGACCTGACGCACGTAACCCTGCATTTCGTCGTGATGCCGGACGGCGCTCCGGCTCGCACCGACGGGCGCCGTCGGATCTGGCTCGACAAACGCCTTCAGCAGGCGGAGCGTCGCTGCGCGCTCACCCATGAGCTCGTCCACCTCGAGCATGGGCACACGAGCTGCCAAGGGCCCCGCGTCGAGCGGCGCGTGAGGGAAGAGACAGCTCGACGACTCGTTCCCTTCGAGCACCTCATCGAGGCCTACAGGTGGACCCAGCACCCCGCGGAGCTCGCGGAAGAGCTCTGGGTGACGGTCGACGTTGTGCGCGATCTCCTCGAAGCTCTGACGGACGCCGAACGCGCCCTGCTCGCGGGCTCCTCCGGGAGGCTCCCATGACCCGCCCCGAGCAGCGCCGCGTCACTCCTTCAGGAGCGCGAGGGCCTCCTCCTGCGAGAGCTTGGTCTGCCTGTACTCCTTGAGCAGGACGTCGAGCATGGCGTCTGCCCGCTCCGGCGTCTCCGCGCCCATCGCTTCCCCGGCGAAAGCCACGCGGAAGTTGTGGGCGTAGGCGTCCGAGGCGGTCTGCGCGAGGCACAGGTGGGTCGAGACTCCCGCGAGGAGCAGCTGCTCAATGTCCCAGGTCCGCAGCCGCTGGAGGAGGTCGGTCCCCCAGAAGGCACTGTCGCGGCGCTTGACCAGCTGCGGAAGTCCCTCCGTGTCGAGCTCGGGGAGCAAATCGGCCTGCTGCGTTCCGTGGAACGCGAAGCCCTGTTCGTCGTCGAGCATCGAAAGCGTCCATGTAGAGCGGTCCAGCTCATGCTCGGTCCGCAACAGGAGGATTCGTGCATCACTTTTGCGCGCCGCGGCGATGAGTTCGTTGCACGCCCCCACGACGCGCTCCCGTTCCGCGGCCAAGGCACCGTCCTCGAAGAAGGCGTTCTCCATATCGATGACCAGCAAGGCAGTCTTCATGTGGGGGTTCTACCCACGCAGCGGGCGCCCACGCGGGATGGAACTTCGGCTTGCGATTGATGTCGGTGGGCCCTGTGGGGCTCGAACCCACGACCCGCGGATTAAAAGTCCGCTGCTCTACCAACTGAGCTAAAGGCCCCGACCGGTGCAGCCCGGTCACTCAGTACTCTAGCGCAGCAAGGCCTCGCAGCCCTCCCCGCCTCCAGTCGGTCCACGTGGGCAGGTGAGCGCAACAGGAGTACCGTACTTGGCATGAGCGAGCACCCAGGTGGTCCCGGAAACGGCACTGGTCCGGTGAGGCCGCACAAGCCAAAGCCCTTCGCGCCCCTCGATTTCGAGCCCTTCGCGGGTGGAGCCGACCCCGCACGCGTCTCGGAGGCGGCGCACCTCGCTGCGCAGGCCCTCGTCCGCCGGGGACGCGAGAGCGACGACCCCGAGATCACGCGAAGGCTCGTTCGGCTCGCCGACGAACAGGGCCTCGATGCAATCGCCGAGATGTGGGCCGAGAGCCCCGCCCGATCGCTCCCGGGCGCCTTATGGCGCCTCTACGCCCTCAGGGCCGCCACACGGAGCGATCCCGAACGAATCTCGGTCTACTTCAAGGCCGGCAAGGACACCGCGCAGGTCTCGCACGCCGTCGCCGGCGTCGCTGAGCCGCCCGGTGCCGACGAGCTGACGGTCATGGCGGATGCCATCCTCTCGGGCGCGTTCGACGGCGACTTCGACGTCGCGCTCGAACGTTCCGCGGCCTTCTGCCGCGTCGTCGCCCTGGGTCAGGCGAAGCTCGCGGACAGCGCCGAATGGGGCAACGCGCAGCACGCGACGAAGCTCACGCGAAACGCCCACCAGCTCGTCAAGACGGCCGAGGACCTCGAAGCCTCAGCGAAGGCCTGGCGGCGCGGACAGCTCGACTAGGCGGAGGGCTCGTAGCCTCTGCTCCCCCGCCTAGTCAAGGTTGACTACCGCGGAGCCCCGTAGAAGACTGAAGGTGGCGTCGG
Encoded proteins:
- a CDS encoding ImmA/IrrE family metallo-endopeptidase, yielding MFSPWGALRDLTHVTLHFVVMPDGAPARTDGRRRIWLDKRLQQAERRCALTHELVHLEHGHTSCQGPRVERRVREETARRLVPFEHLIEAYRWTQHPAELAEELWVTVDVVRDLLEALTDAERALLAGSSGRLP
- a CDS encoding dodecin, which gives rise to MAGHTYSVSEIVGTSPDGVDQAVRNAIETASETLRNLDWFEIKSVRGHIENGSVADWQVTVKIGFRLER
- a CDS encoding putative protein N(5)-glutamine methyltransferase; amino-acid sequence: MPWPEAARPSEPGIPDPLVARLRAAGCVFAEDEARLLREAAGDDVTRLEAFVQRRTGGEPLEYVIGWAEFGDLRIRVAPGVFVPRRRSELLAREAAALARSTTGGHAVVVDLCCGTGAVGALVAHTAPGIELYAADIDPVAVEVARLNIAPFGGQASAGDLFAALPNEIRGRVDIMTANAPYVPSEAIALMPPEARDYEPLVALDGGEDGLSIQRRVAEGAGEWLAGGGWLLIETSRHQSRATAEMIVDAGFTARIVRDPEIGGTVVVGQTMKGAP
- a CDS encoding helix-turn-helix transcriptional regulator gives rise to the protein MKVKDPAMLRRWRRQENLSQKQLAFLVNRSQTTIHLLETGGMARLSEELAIALAVRLKQPWDELFELEENEKLSRRARRRNRIAPAPDDDAVTSGWADGAV
- a CDS encoding cysteine hydrolase family protein gives rise to the protein MKTALLVIDMENAFFEDGALAAERERVVGACNELIAAARKSDARILLLRTEHELDRSTWTLSMLDDEQGFAFHGTQQADLLPELDTEGLPQLVKRRDSAFWGTDLLQRLRTWDIEQLLLAGVSTHLCLAQTASDAYAHNFRVAFAGEAMGAETPERADAMLDVLLKEYRQTKLSQEEALALLKE